From a single Thermoplasmata archaeon genomic region:
- a CDS encoding FG-GAP-like repeat-containing protein — MADEDMEKKILELSKIPGVGVRFSKRLYDAGYKTPEDLKYATEEDLLKIPGMTQERARTILSGVKEIEREEIEDEEIERTIQEMKKEIAEIEESVERGEDIKFKVVKAKAELAPVILSDTEKEEESETEEQVGEVPQDVEQVVQPEPEKPKTIAEKSETPQQVSPRKKMPVIRGEEKKPRASKRIKIAVAVFVTLLLIFSTLFMFYTVFSGKKEPIEIDGNFSDWEGKLFYKMTKQVPVKDVEINRVSVVASENNLYFYAEVSGFFFMGKADGVDALLVFVDVDSDSNTGYLVGGGGADYKIELVGWDTEVVRASFTKYTSTLNQNDWNAWEPCGNVLFRVDKERMEAKVKLQAQNPRCLFYAKHVDSMNECVCATESYVFPQTPSLHVNVKLSGDRVLEKGTFNPLIEMQFTAKGGYVALRNITLPGNLGQIKLKFANSGSDAYLPWILAENQPQSIQVFLQPSDDLTSGSQININSVLVESDARVHMNAFHGNFYIAQAPQYIQIDGAFQDWENISPIIDTDSEELPDQINILECKVLASRSAFFMEVKSGLMQGTEVPLGKLVRGSSGGSGTPQPHSIYGKDWLRVYVDTSPTLNAHNNSAGIVNGYLIEIGGISGRITDTKIYAITNGAKSESSHEITVAKNETAIEFIVGFVLPGSSYVYYFEAESWEGQKDVVEPFQPLTRYYHEETQVSFGTSFWLLGTGDDILYDLCTGDMNNDGLEDIVTVGKTSTGNEVILWKNVGGNFQKETLYNTNVNVYTCALGDFDWNGWLDIVIGTAANPGNSLGKREISIFTNQNFIFTQVEIDAFNLEVDVNSLSVIDFNRDGYLDILCGASVNTGYELISYRNDHTTGFNFFKEDVVNLDKNVLCVETEHLDIDVLGDLVYSTESNNGQEVGIMSFTSVWKPMGTFGDGNDVRGVKIADFNNDALNDVVFATDKLQVLVAVAPNFVYDLTTYSIGTNVYSLTTCDFDNDGFSDIIAGCDNGSVYAFENKRNGSFEMRYLGNAGATKIWDIGVFDYDRDGDMDIVLVSDNKNLYILNNTLLHRNFDLYLDSETQLSDSRPIVAMAVSDLDNDGDMDIVTAHSDEFSASIYAWKNPGDAHTSPFGASWERCTVTSDFVRIYALECGDVDNDGYAEVVFSGHNGSKNLLCVATAQKNPWGNSWVWDWEEWYDPGMDVIPVGKITQISLADMNRDGIIDVVCGDTDGWLVVYKRGSDSITDHNGDWLDNTARFQNNTVLALATADMDNDGWTDIVCGYDSNVGIKSGIIWKNLKNPFNVSGWQQYFFDGVDKNITSLALADLNRDGYLDVACVVNGTQSAKVWRNPQNLSMLWNWNNLIGFTNIATICASDVNNNGWDDVVLGMLNGVVAYVEGSTGNFTYCDTGHAPLSLLKLVNLDRKSNYDGNDDDVIIGSLTSCYFYKNRGANSKIEGIKLLSSSLIPGETRALMMLNITHNGISGDNSIYLASIVVRFLSTTGIIMYPQNLSALFENVSVWLDADGNQGFNNITDKWLAGIYNYSDMYAGFLRITLPKTVDSLISPTQTKSFFIVVKMKTSIPSNYSNYQFNISVWAEDGDLQHTWNIIYDGVTYGVATIREAGVYYSNNYSVYIVPEGIGFLILFLVGLNAVCYRKLRGRAF, encoded by the coding sequence GTGGCAGACGAAGACATGGAAAAGAAAATTCTCGAACTTTCGAAGATACCTGGTGTTGGCGTTAGATTTTCAAAAAGGTTGTATGATGCGGGTTATAAAACTCCAGAGGATTTGAAGTATGCGACTGAAGAGGACCTTTTGAAAATTCCAGGTATGACACAGGAGCGGGCAAGAACAATTCTCTCTGGTGTTAAAGAGATTGAGAGGGAAGAAATAGAGGACGAGGAGATTGAACGCACGATTCAGGAGATGAAGAAGGAGATAGCAGAGATAGAAGAGAGTGTGGAAAGAGGCGAGGACATAAAATTCAAGGTTGTGAAAGCGAAGGCGGAGCTTGCACCAGTAATTCTTTCAGATACAGAGAAAGAGGAGGAGAGTGAAACGGAGGAGCAAGTGGGGGAAGTTCCACAGGATGTTGAACAGGTAGTGCAACCTGAGCCAGAAAAACCTAAGACAATTGCAGAAAAGTCTGAGACTCCACAACAAGTTTCTCCTCGAAAAAAGATGCCTGTGATTAGAGGTGAGGAAAAAAAGCCAAGAGCAAGTAAACGAATTAAGATAGCTGTTGCAGTGTTCGTCACATTGTTGCTAATATTCTCCACCCTTTTTATGTTTTACACGGTATTTTCAGGTAAAAAAGAGCCAATTGAAATTGATGGAAATTTTTCTGACTGGGAGGGTAAATTATTTTATAAAATGACGAAACAAGTCCCAGTTAAAGATGTTGAGATAAATCGTGTAAGTGTGGTTGCATCGGAAAATAACTTGTATTTTTATGCGGAAGTGAGCGGCTTCTTCTTTATGGGAAAGGCAGATGGCGTTGATGCGCTTCTGGTTTTTGTTGATGTGGACTCAGATAGCAACACAGGATATCTTGTGGGTGGAGGCGGTGCAGATTACAAAATAGAATTAGTTGGTTGGGATACAGAAGTTGTGAGAGCGAGTTTTACCAAGTACACTTCTACACTGAACCAAAATGACTGGAATGCTTGGGAACCATGTGGTAATGTGCTGTTTCGTGTTGATAAGGAGAGAATGGAAGCAAAAGTGAAATTGCAAGCTCAGAATCCTAGATGCCTGTTTTATGCTAAACATGTAGATAGTATGAATGAGTGTGTATGTGCAACAGAATCATATGTATTTCCGCAAACGCCTTCTCTTCATGTAAATGTGAAACTCTCGGGCGACAGAGTGCTGGAAAAAGGAACATTTAATCCGTTAATCGAAATGCAATTTACAGCTAAGGGTGGCTATGTAGCATTGAGAAATATCACTTTGCCCGGAAACCTCGGTCAGATTAAATTGAAATTTGCAAATTCCGGAAGTGATGCATATCTCCCATGGATTCTTGCTGAAAATCAGCCCCAGAGCATTCAGGTATTTCTTCAGCCCTCAGATGATTTGACATCTGGGAGCCAGATAAACATTAATTCTGTTTTGGTTGAATCGGATGCAAGAGTTCATATGAACGCATTTCATGGAAATTTTTATATTGCCCAGGCACCGCAATACATTCAGATAGATGGTGCATTTCAGGATTGGGAGAATATCTCGCCAATCATAGATACTGATTCAGAGGAATTGCCAGATCAAATTAATATTCTAGAGTGCAAGGTTCTTGCATCAAGGAGTGCATTTTTTATGGAGGTCAAGTCGGGTCTCATGCAGGGTACAGAAGTGCCACTCGGAAAACTTGTAAGGGGAAGCTCTGGAGGAAGTGGCACGCCACAACCACATAGTATCTATGGAAAGGACTGGCTGAGAGTTTATGTAGATACATCACCAACTCTTAATGCGCACAATAACAGTGCTGGAATTGTCAATGGTTATCTCATAGAAATCGGCGGAATCTCTGGAAGAATTACGGACACAAAGATTTATGCAATAACTAACGGTGCAAAATCGGAATCTAGCCATGAAATAACTGTTGCAAAGAATGAAACCGCAATTGAATTTATTGTTGGCTTTGTTCTTCCTGGAAGCTCTTATGTTTATTATTTCGAGGCAGAATCATGGGAGGGCCAGAAGGATGTCGTGGAGCCATTTCAACCGCTCACTCGCTATTATCATGAAGAAACCCAAGTAAGTTTTGGAACGAGTTTCTGGCTTCTTGGAACAGGGGACGACATACTATACGACCTTTGTACTGGGGACATGAATAACGATGGGCTAGAGGATATAGTTACTGTAGGGAAGACGTCTACAGGGAACGAGGTAATTCTTTGGAAAAATGTAGGAGGGAATTTTCAGAAGGAAACCCTATACAACACTAATGTGAATGTGTATACCTGTGCACTCGGAGATTTTGATTGGAATGGCTGGTTGGACATTGTGATAGGCACTGCTGCAAACCCTGGAAATTCTTTAGGTAAAAGAGAGATAAGTATTTTTACAAATCAGAATTTCATATTTACCCAGGTAGAAATAGATGCCTTTAACCTGGAGGTGGATGTGAATTCACTGTCTGTGATTGATTTCAACCGCGATGGGTATCTAGATATTCTCTGCGGAGCCAGCGTTAATACTGGTTATGAATTGATTTCTTATCGAAATGACCATACTACTGGCTTTAATTTTTTTAAAGAAGATGTTGTAAATTTGGATAAAAATGTATTGTGTGTTGAGACAGAACATCTAGACATAGATGTGCTGGGAGATTTGGTGTATTCAACTGAGAGCAACAATGGGCAGGAAGTTGGCATCATGTCGTTTACAAGCGTGTGGAAACCCATGGGCACATTTGGGGATGGAAATGATGTGCGAGGAGTTAAAATCGCAGATTTTAATAATGATGCGCTTAACGATGTAGTATTTGCGACCGACAAACTCCAGGTCCTAGTTGCAGTCGCACCAAATTTTGTGTATGACTTGACCACCTACTCCATCGGTACAAATGTGTACTCTCTTACCACTTGCGATTTTGACAATGATGGCTTTTCTGATATAATTGCAGGTTGTGACAATGGAAGTGTGTATGCTTTCGAAAATAAAAGAAATGGAAGTTTTGAGATGAGATATCTCGGAAACGCTGGTGCTACTAAAATCTGGGACATTGGAGTATTTGATTATGACCGTGATGGAGATATGGACATTGTGCTTGTCTCTGACAACAAAAATCTCTACATACTGAATAACACGCTTTTGCACCGAAACTTTGACCTTTATCTGGATTCAGAAACCCAGCTTTCCGATTCTCGCCCAATCGTAGCAATGGCTGTTTCCGATCTTGATAATGACGGAGACATGGACATTGTAACTGCACATTCGGATGAGTTCTCTGCATCTATTTATGCATGGAAGAATCCCGGCGATGCACACACATCTCCATTTGGTGCATCCTGGGAGAGATGCACAGTTACTTCAGATTTTGTACGAATTTACGCGCTTGAATGTGGTGATGTGGACAATGATGGCTATGCTGAAGTTGTCTTTTCAGGACACAACGGAAGCAAAAATCTGTTATGCGTTGCCACTGCGCAAAAAAATCCATGGGGCAATTCATGGGTATGGGACTGGGAGGAATGGTATGACCCTGGAATGGATGTTATACCTGTTGGTAAAATTACACAAATTTCGCTTGCGGATATGAACAGGGATGGGATAATTGATGTTGTGTGTGGGGATACAGATGGCTGGCTGGTAGTTTACAAGCGAGGAAGCGATAGCATAACAGACCACAATGGCGACTGGCTTGATAATACAGCTAGATTTCAGAACAATACAGTTCTAGCATTAGCCACAGCAGACATGGATAACGATGGTTGGACGGACATTGTTTGTGGCTATGATTCAAATGTGGGTATCAAGTCGGGAATTATCTGGAAAAACTTAAAAAACCCATTCAATGTCTCCGGCTGGCAACAATATTTTTTTGATGGAGTTGATAAGAATATAACCTCACTTGCACTTGCAGATTTAAATCGAGACGGCTATCTAGATGTCGCCTGTGTTGTGAACGGAACGCAAAGTGCAAAAGTTTGGAGAAATCCGCAGAATCTATCTATGCTGTGGAACTGGAATAATTTAATTGGTTTTACAAACATCGCAACTATTTGTGCAAGTGATGTAAATAACAACGGTTGGGATGATGTAGTTCTCGGGATGCTCAATGGAGTTGTGGCTTATGTAGAAGGCAGTACTGGCAATTTCACCTACTGCGATACTGGCCATGCACCTCTTTCACTTCTCAAACTTGTAAATTTGGACAGAAAAAGCAACTACGATGGAAATGACGATGATGTGATTATTGGCAGTTTGACTTCATGCTATTTCTACAAAAACAGAGGAGCTAATTCAAAAATTGAGGGTATCAAATTACTCTCTTCATCCCTCATTCCAGGGGAAACAAGGGCACTTATGATGTTAAACATCACTCACAATGGCATATCCGGTGATAACTCAATTTACCTTGCTAGCATCGTTGTGCGTTTTTTAAGTACAACCGGTATAATAATGTATCCTCAGAACCTGAGTGCTCTTTTTGAGAATGTATCAGTGTGGTTAGATGCAGATGGAAATCAGGGGTTTAACAACATTACAGATAAATGGTTAGCTGGAATTTATAATTATTCAGATATGTATGCGGGATTTCTTAGAATAACTCTACCGAAAACAGTTGATTCATTAATTTCACCTACTCAAACTAAGAGTTTCTTTATTGTTGTGAAAATGAAGACAAGCATTCCCTCAAACTACAGCAACTACCAGTTTAATATCTCAGTATGGGCAGAGGACGGGGATTTGCAGCACACATGGAATATAATTTACGATGGCGTTACCTATGGAGTTGCAACAATTAGAGAAGCGGGTGTCTATTATTCGAATAATTATTCAGTATACATTGTCCCTGAGGGAATAGGTTTTCTCATCCTTTTTCTGGTGGGATTAAATGCAGTGTGTTATAGAAAATTGCGAGGAAGAGCTTTCTGA
- a CDS encoding class I SAM-dependent methyltransferase, whose amino-acid sequence MKDFCKFDPKAYIQRMDTPEKCEEVYSVFADFITANVFVPVRVLDVASGPGVLTCLLAERWKKARIIGVDLSEEMVDYAKKRAEKYDRKNLEFVLGDAMALPFSDEEFDVIVCRGFLKVVPNIKKFLKECYRVLHAGGKMFFSDTYYEGLSILPEICKKEEEYGILEEAVRHSLKLAEIQSLFSPFPSSIFLRGISVYIVSRKS is encoded by the coding sequence ATGAAGGATTTTTGCAAATTTGATCCGAAAGCATACATCCAGAGAATGGATACTCCAGAGAAATGTGAGGAGGTCTATTCTGTGTTTGCAGATTTTATCACTGCAAATGTGTTTGTTCCGGTTAGGGTGTTAGATGTGGCATCTGGACCTGGTGTGCTTACCTGTTTACTAGCGGAACGATGGAAGAAGGCAAGAATAATAGGCGTCGATCTATCGGAAGAGATGGTGGACTATGCAAAAAAGAGAGCAGAGAAGTATGATCGTAAAAATCTAGAGTTTGTTCTGGGCGACGCGATGGCTCTTCCATTCTCAGATGAAGAGTTTGATGTGATTGTGTGCAGGGGCTTTCTAAAGGTTGTTCCTAACATAAAGAAATTTCTCAAGGAGTGCTATCGCGTTCTGCATGCTGGCGGAAAGATGTTCTTTTCAGACACATATTACGAGGGCCTTTCAATATTGCCAGAAATCTGTAAAAAAGAAGAGGAATACGGAATTCTAGAAGAAGCTGTGAGGCACAGCTTGAAGTTAGCAGAAATCCAGTCCCTGTTTTCTCCCTTTCCTTCCTCCATTTTTCTTAGAGGTATCAGTGTCTACATTGTGAGCAGAAAATCTTGA
- a CDS encoding tetratricopeptide repeat protein yields MACVVCGSPGVALCQSCNGKLPSFKFVCVYPGDSVIDRYSSVFGNDTVELKTCDDYNRFFEFLQIPLVPVKPGTVLTVGDIKLINASIDTLKNELNSGKGIRNTDFLLRLASLYCLLEKRGEPAVILGKIVLMSEPENINANLVCGFGHIFEGEVTASSSFFDAVLEKQPQNAIAWYGKALVMKASGRWGASIQFLNESIKIEENFYLAHLEKARILFTQQRFEDADRAVDTAIRIMPDVGDAWALKAEILNAEGKWGGAYQCLNQAISLEPLNIVYLLQKAKLLIAHNRKGEAKELLSEILVYENSEEVERLLKECD; encoded by the coding sequence GTGGCATGTGTAGTCTGTGGCAGTCCAGGCGTTGCTCTCTGTCAGAGTTGCAATGGAAAGCTTCCCAGTTTCAAGTTTGTGTGTGTATATCCTGGCGACTCTGTAATTGACAGATATAGCTCTGTGTTCGGGAATGATACAGTGGAGCTAAAAACATGTGATGATTATAATCGGTTCTTTGAATTTCTCCAAATCCCATTGGTGCCTGTGAAACCAGGAACTGTGCTCACAGTGGGAGACATCAAACTGATAAATGCCAGCATCGATACCCTAAAGAATGAGCTGAATAGCGGAAAAGGAATTCGAAACACAGATTTTCTTCTTCGTCTCGCCTCGCTCTACTGCCTGCTGGAAAAAAGAGGTGAACCTGCAGTAATTTTAGGAAAAATTGTGCTGATGTCAGAGCCAGAGAACATAAATGCAAACCTGGTATGCGGATTCGGACATATATTTGAGGGAGAAGTCACAGCATCATCATCATTCTTCGATGCCGTGCTTGAGAAACAGCCCCAGAACGCTATTGCATGGTATGGTAAGGCACTGGTGATGAAGGCATCTGGTAGATGGGGTGCATCCATCCAGTTTTTGAATGAATCAATAAAGATTGAGGAAAACTTTTATCTTGCCCATCTCGAAAAGGCCAGGATTTTATTCACCCAACAAAGGTTTGAGGATGCAGATAGGGCAGTAGACACAGCCATACGAATAATGCCAGATGTCGGAGATGCCTGGGCATTAAAAGCGGAAATATTGAATGCTGAGGGGAAGTGGGGTGGGGCCTATCAGTGTTTGAATCAGGCAATTTCACTCGAGCCACTTAACATTGTGTATTTGCTTCAAAAGGCGAAACTTTTAATTGCTCATAACAGGAAAGGTGAAGCGAAAGAACTTCTGTCCGAAATCCTTGTATATGAAAACTCTGAAGAAGTTGAACGATTGTTGAAGGAGTGTGATTGA
- the purM gene encoding phosphoribosylformylglycinamidine cyclo-ligase: protein MCGFTYADAGVDIDKKGNAVENLVNLLNFKRKGRFRALNLKGHFAGGIEFEKYVLVLSTDGVGTKLLIAKALNKWDTVGIDCIAMNVDDVLCIGAEPVAFVDYIATPYIDKQLLTQIAKGLNEGAKMANVSIVGGETAVMKDVVCDLDLSGTALGIVEKKKLITGKAIRDGDLIVGFPSSGLHSNGYTLVRKILEKNGIEYTAKPDNFEKNIGEILLEPTRIYVKDVIPLLDKYSIHGMAHITGGGLRNLIRLHPEREFRITDPLPVPAIFHYIQKLGRVDLREMYQTFNMGMGFCIIVPKRDALDIVKETDGKIVGEVRKGKGASLPQHKIKFEAY, encoded by the coding sequence ATGTGTGGTTTTACTTATGCAGACGCTGGTGTGGACATAGACAAAAAAGGAAATGCGGTTGAAAATCTAGTTAATCTCTTGAACTTCAAGAGGAAAGGTAGGTTTCGTGCCCTAAACCTGAAAGGTCATTTCGCTGGTGGTATTGAGTTCGAAAAATATGTGCTTGTACTTTCCACAGATGGCGTGGGGACAAAACTGCTTATTGCGAAGGCCCTCAACAAATGGGATACCGTGGGAATTGATTGTATCGCAATGAATGTGGACGATGTGCTTTGCATAGGTGCAGAGCCTGTCGCCTTTGTAGACTACATCGCAACGCCCTACATTGATAAACAACTTCTCACACAGATTGCAAAGGGATTAAATGAAGGTGCGAAGATGGCAAATGTTAGCATCGTAGGTGGTGAAACCGCTGTAATGAAAGATGTTGTGTGTGACTTAGACCTCTCTGGTACTGCTCTGGGGATTGTTGAGAAGAAAAAACTAATTACTGGCAAAGCGATCAGAGATGGAGATCTCATCGTAGGATTTCCAAGCTCAGGCTTGCATTCAAATGGATATACTCTTGTACGAAAGATTCTGGAGAAGAACGGCATAGAGTACACCGCAAAACCCGATAATTTTGAAAAAAACATTGGAGAGATTTTGCTTGAGCCGACGCGAATCTATGTGAAGGATGTGATTCCATTGCTTGATAAATATAGCATTCATGGAATGGCTCACATAACTGGTGGAGGACTCAGAAATCTTATTCGCCTACATCCAGAAAGAGAGTTTAGAATTACTGACCCCCTACCTGTACCTGCGATATTTCACTACATTCAAAAACTCGGAAGGGTGGATTTGAGAGAGATGTACCAGACATTCAACATGGGCATGGGTTTCTGCATAATTGTGCCAAAAAGGGATGCACTGGACATCGTGAAAGAGACAGATGGAAAAATTGTTGGGGAAGTAAGAAAGGGTAAGGGTGCTTCTCTGCCCCAACATAAAATAAAGTTTGAGGCGTACTAA